A window of Calliopsis andreniformis isolate RMS-2024a chromosome 3, iyCalAndr_principal, whole genome shotgun sequence contains these coding sequences:
- the Tpcn1 gene encoding two pore segment channel 1 isoform X2, whose product MSSPKTNEHSSNYQRFDDDANISLEQDTSQRSYQKYGSMLSCSSPENHMNSSAEGSGTNQFLQRIHSNEAERETMSENAVLSSQDSLSDLFWEMNYHEAAIFLEEGRNNEKFDSHPKHPEDLPAYLLVHNNWYYGLDLMTSLILLALALVEDPAVPLFGIPVWAHGTIELCALIIIGIELALKLRWIGWSTMLKHKRTMLKCITLVIMFLEAMTVLVRQSSHFRVTRALRPIFLVDTKCFGGVRRFIRQILLTLPPILDMLGLLLFFILLFTVLGYYMFSEMNRNFTTLQDSFVSLFVLLTTANFPDVMMPSYSRNKWYAIYFVSYLSTMLYVMMNLMLAVVNETFTAAERDKFKKLFLHKRKACQHAFKLLVSKQNPDKVGFRQFEGLMRYYAPNKSLRDIVLMFRHLNASGTGVLSLEEFLNIYDTIILHWEPQYSTVPWYHSMSQPLQLLCTGAHAAIRWAYFETVMYIAIIANGIAMIIRILQPSDNYRSAQLFAASWDTFLFGGIFIGEALIKILGLGTRRYLSSGWNLFDLSTSVMTLVAACILRLFPSAIVFVLFRPLRLLRLFKIKKRYRDVFGTLVILTPLMSSTAVVMLVLYYFFAIIGMELFAGYNMRNCCKNTTVEDFYKYSANESTTLGYYYLNTFDNLIASCMTLFELTVVNNWFIQMNAYAFTVGMYTRIYFMIFYLITMIVLTIVVSSFLEAFRFRIHYKKSTSKRDEEKMLHEEVELRWDELQCIIEDFQLLEKLRPSLVVGGTTAFIGSRPRTREVLQRKMYTCEIQEWIAEAKEAERQCLSNAVHYSEENCRDEGISESDNIRSSGNLRSPCRNTSNVV is encoded by the exons AATATGGATCTATGCTCTCATGTTCTTCTCCAGAGAATCACATGAACTCATCCGCAGAGGGTAGTGGAACAAATCAATTTCTTCAGAGAATTCATTCAAATGAGGCAGAAAGAGAAACCATGTCTGAAAATGCAGTTCTTTCATCCCAAGATTCTCTTTCTGATTTGTTTTGGGAAATGAATTACCATGAAGCAGCAATATTTTTAGAG gaAGGCAGAAACAATGAAAAGTTTGATTCTCATCCAAAGCATCCAGAAGATCTACCAGCATATTTGCTAGTTCATAATAATTGGTATTATGGATTAGATTTAATGACTTCTCTTATACTTTTAGCTTTAGCTCTTGTAGAAGATCCAGCTGTACCATTATTTGGT atACCAGTATGGGCACATGGAACAATAGAACTTTGTGCTTTAATAATTATAGGTATAGAATTAGCTTTAAAATTAAGATGGATTGGCTGGTCCACCATGCTAAAACATAAACGGACAATGCTGAag tGCATCACATTGGTCATCATGTTTTTGGAAGCTATGACAGTTTTAGTTCGGCAGTCATCTCATTTCCGTGTAACACGTGCTTTAAGGCCTATTTTTTTAGTAGATACAAAATGTTTTGGAGGTGTAAGGAGATTTATAAGACAAATACTTTTGACATTACCTCCAATTTTGGATATGTTAGGcctacttttattttttattctactttTTACAGTATTAGGCTATTATATGTTTTCTGAAATGAATAGAAATTTTACAACACTGCAAGATAGTTTTGTAAGCCTTTTCGTTCTTCTCACTACTGCTAA TTTTCCAGATGTAATGATGCCATCATATTCAAGGAACAAGTGGTACGCGATATACTTTGTATCCTATTTGTCCACTATGTTATATGTAATGATGAATTTGATGTTGGCAGTAGTAAACGAAACATTTACAGCAGCTGAACGCGATAAATTTAAAAAGTTGTTCTTGCATAAAAGAAAAGCATGTCAACATGCGTTTAAATTACTAGTTTCAAAACAGAATCCAGATAAAGTGGGATTCCGTCAATTTGAAGGACTAATGCGATACTATGCACCAAATAAGA GTCTAAGAGACATTGTTTTAATGTTTCGACATTTAAATGCATCTGGAACTGGAGTTTTAAGCCTTGAagagtttttaaatatttatgataCTATTATTCTCCATTGGGAACCACAGTACTCAACTGTACCTTGGTATCATAGTATGTCGCAACCTTTACAGCTTCTTTGTACAGGCGCTCACGCTGCTATTAGATGGGCATACTTTGAAACTGTGATGT ATATAGCAATCATTGCAAATGGTATCGCTATGATAATAAGGATTTTACAACCGAGCGATAATTATCGTAGCGCACAATTATTTGCTGCGTCTTGGGATACGTTTCTTTTTGGAGGAA TATTTATTGGTGAAGCACTAATCAAAATTCTGGGACTTGGAACAAGACGGTACCTTAGTTCTGGATGGAACCTTTTTGATTTGAGTACATCTGTGATGACACTTGTTGCTGCGTGTATCTTACGTCTCTTCCCATCTGCGATAGTTTTTGTTTTATTCAGACCACTGAGACTTTTGAgattattcaaaataaaaaaaagatatCGAGATGTATTTGGCACCCTCGTTATCTTAACTCCTTTAATGTCTTCTACTGCAGTCGTCATGCTTGTTTTGTATTATTTCTTCGCAATTATTGGTATGGAATTATTTGCAGGGTACAATATGCGAAACTGCTGCAA GAACACAACAGTTGAAGATTTTTATAAATACTCTGCAAATGAAAGTACCACGCTAGGATACTATTATCTCAACACTTTTGATAATCTTATAGCCAGTTGCATGACTCTCTTTGAATTAACGGTTGTTAATAATTGGTTCATACAAATGAACGCATACGCTTTTACCGTTGGCATGTATACTAGGAtttattttatgatattttattTGATAACGATGATCGTATTAACGATTGTGGTGTCTAGCTTTTTGGAAGCATTTCGATTTAGGATACACTATAAAAAATCAACATCTAAACGAGACG AAGAGAAAATGCTTCATGAAGAAGTGGAACTAAGATGGGATGAATTACAATGTATAATAGAGGATTTCCAGCTATTAGAAAAGTTACGACCATCCCTCGTAGTGGGT GGAACTACTGCTTTTATTGGTTCGCGTCCTCGAACACGAGAGGTTTTGCAAAGAAAAATGTATACATGTGAGATACAGGAATGGATCGCAGAAGCAAAAGAAGCAGAGAGACAATGCTTATCAAATGCTGTGCATTACTCGGAAGAAAACTGTAGGGACGAAGGAATTTCTGAGTCAGACAACATTAGATCGAGTGGTAACTTACGATCACCATGTCGCAACACATCCAACGTTGT GTAA
- the Tpcn1 gene encoding two pore segment channel 1 isoform X1: MSSPKTNEHSSNYQRFDDDANISLEQDTSQRSYQKYGSMLSCSSPENHMNSSAEGSGTNQFLQRIHSNEAERETMSENAVLSSQDSLSDLFWEMNYHEAAIFLEEGRNNEKFDSHPKHPEDLPAYLLVHNNWYYGLDLMTSLILLALALVEDPAVPLFGIPVWAHGTIELCALIIIGIELALKLRWIGWSTMLKHKRTMLKCITLVIMFLEAMTVLVRQSSHFRVTRALRPIFLVDTKCFGGVRRFIRQILLTLPPILDMLGLLLFFILLFTVLGYYMFSEMNRNFTTLQDSFVSLFVLLTTANFPDVMMPSYSRNKWYAIYFVSYLSTMLYVMMNLMLAVVNETFTAAERDKFKKLFLHKRKACQHAFKLLVSKQNPDKVGFRQFEGLMRYYAPNKSLRDIVLMFRHLNASGTGVLSLEEFLNIYDTIILHWEPQYSTVPWYHSMSQPLQLLCTGAHAAIRWAYFETVMYIAIIANGIAMIIRILQPSDNYRSAQLFAASWDTFLFGGIFIGEALIKILGLGTRRYLSSGWNLFDLSTSVMTLVAACILRLFPSAIVFVLFRPLRLLRLFKIKKRYRDVFGTLVILTPLMSSTAVVMLVLYYFFAIIGMELFAGYNMRNCCKNTTVEDFYKYSANESTTLGYYYLNTFDNLIASCMTLFELTVVNNWFIQMNAYAFTVGMYTRIYFMIFYLITMIVLTIVVSSFLEAFRFRIHYKKSTSKRDEEKMLHEEVELRWDELQCIIEDFQLLEKLRPSLVVGGTTAFIGSRPRTREVLQRKMYTCEIQEWIAEAKEAERQCLSNAVHYSEENCRDEGISESDNIRSSGNLRSPCRNTSNVV; encoded by the exons AATATGGATCTATGCTCTCATGTTCTTCTCCAGAGAATCACATGAACTCATCCGCAGAGGGTAGTGGAACAAATCAATTTCTTCAGAGAATTCATTCAAATGAGGCAGAAAGAGAAACCATGTCTGAAAATGCAGTTCTTTCATCCCAAGATTCTCTTTCTGATTTGTTTTGGGAAATGAATTACCATGAAGCAGCAATATTTTTAGAG gaAGGCAGAAACAATGAAAAGTTTGATTCTCATCCAAAGCATCCAGAAGATCTACCAGCATATTTGCTAGTTCATAATAATTGGTATTATGGATTAGATTTAATGACTTCTCTTATACTTTTAGCTTTAGCTCTTGTAGAAGATCCAGCTGTACCATTATTTGGT atACCAGTATGGGCACATGGAACAATAGAACTTTGTGCTTTAATAATTATAGGTATAGAATTAGCTTTAAAATTAAGATGGATTGGCTGGTCCACCATGCTAAAACATAAACGGACAATGCTGAag tGCATCACATTGGTCATCATGTTTTTGGAAGCTATGACAGTTTTAGTTCGGCAGTCATCTCATTTCCGTGTAACACGTGCTTTAAGGCCTATTTTTTTAGTAGATACAAAATGTTTTGGAGGTGTAAGGAGATTTATAAGACAAATACTTTTGACATTACCTCCAATTTTGGATATGTTAGGcctacttttattttttattctactttTTACAGTATTAGGCTATTATATGTTTTCTGAAATGAATAGAAATTTTACAACACTGCAAGATAGTTTTGTAAGCCTTTTCGTTCTTCTCACTACTGCTAA TTTTCCAGATGTAATGATGCCATCATATTCAAGGAACAAGTGGTACGCGATATACTTTGTATCCTATTTGTCCACTATGTTATATGTAATGATGAATTTGATGTTGGCAGTAGTAAACGAAACATTTACAGCAGCTGAACGCGATAAATTTAAAAAGTTGTTCTTGCATAAAAGAAAAGCATGTCAACATGCGTTTAAATTACTAGTTTCAAAACAGAATCCAGATAAAGTGGGATTCCGTCAATTTGAAGGACTAATGCGATACTATGCACCAAATAAGA GTCTAAGAGACATTGTTTTAATGTTTCGACATTTAAATGCATCTGGAACTGGAGTTTTAAGCCTTGAagagtttttaaatatttatgataCTATTATTCTCCATTGGGAACCACAGTACTCAACTGTACCTTGGTATCATAGTATGTCGCAACCTTTACAGCTTCTTTGTACAGGCGCTCACGCTGCTATTAGATGGGCATACTTTGAAACTGTGATGT ATATAGCAATCATTGCAAATGGTATCGCTATGATAATAAGGATTTTACAACCGAGCGATAATTATCGTAGCGCACAATTATTTGCTGCGTCTTGGGATACGTTTCTTTTTGGAGGAA TATTTATTGGTGAAGCACTAATCAAAATTCTGGGACTTGGAACAAGACGGTACCTTAGTTCTGGATGGAACCTTTTTGATTTGAGTACATCTGTGATGACACTTGTTGCTGCGTGTATCTTACGTCTCTTCCCATCTGCGATAGTTTTTGTTTTATTCAGACCACTGAGACTTTTGAgattattcaaaataaaaaaaagatatCGAGATGTATTTGGCACCCTCGTTATCTTAACTCCTTTAATGTCTTCTACTGCAGTCGTCATGCTTGTTTTGTATTATTTCTTCGCAATTATTGGTATGGAATTATTTGCAGGGTACAATATGCGAAACTGCTGCAA GAACACAACAGTTGAAGATTTTTATAAATACTCTGCAAATGAAAGTACCACGCTAGGATACTATTATCTCAACACTTTTGATAATCTTATAGCCAGTTGCATGACTCTCTTTGAATTAACGGTTGTTAATAATTGGTTCATACAAATGAACGCATACGCTTTTACCGTTGGCATGTATACTAGGAtttattttatgatattttattTGATAACGATGATCGTATTAACGATTGTGGTGTCTAGCTTTTTGGAAGCATTTCGATTTAGGATACACTATAAAAAATCAACATCTAAACGAGACG AAGAGAAAATGCTTCATGAAGAAGTGGAACTAAGATGGGATGAATTACAATGTATAATAGAGGATTTCCAGCTATTAGAAAAGTTACGACCATCCCTCGTAGTGGGT GGAACTACTGCTTTTATTGGTTCGCGTCCTCGAACACGAGAGGTTTTGCAAAGAAAAATGTATACATGTGAGATACAGGAATGGATCGCAGAAGCAAAAGAAGCAGAGAGACAATGCTTATCAAATGCTGTGCATTACTCGGAAGAAAACTGTAGGGACGAAGGAATTTCTGAGTCAGACAACATTAGATCGAGTGGTAACTTACGATCACCATGTCGCAACACATCCAACGTTGTGTAA
- the Tpcn1 gene encoding two pore segment channel 1 isoform X3 has translation MSSPKTNEHSSNYQRFDDDANISLEQDTSQRSYQKNHMNSSAEGSGTNQFLQRIHSNEAERETMSENAVLSSQDSLSDLFWEMNYHEAAIFLEEGRNNEKFDSHPKHPEDLPAYLLVHNNWYYGLDLMTSLILLALALVEDPAVPLFGIPVWAHGTIELCALIIIGIELALKLRWIGWSTMLKHKRTMLKCITLVIMFLEAMTVLVRQSSHFRVTRALRPIFLVDTKCFGGVRRFIRQILLTLPPILDMLGLLLFFILLFTVLGYYMFSEMNRNFTTLQDSFVSLFVLLTTANFPDVMMPSYSRNKWYAIYFVSYLSTMLYVMMNLMLAVVNETFTAAERDKFKKLFLHKRKACQHAFKLLVSKQNPDKVGFRQFEGLMRYYAPNKSLRDIVLMFRHLNASGTGVLSLEEFLNIYDTIILHWEPQYSTVPWYHSMSQPLQLLCTGAHAAIRWAYFETVMYIAIIANGIAMIIRILQPSDNYRSAQLFAASWDTFLFGGIFIGEALIKILGLGTRRYLSSGWNLFDLSTSVMTLVAACILRLFPSAIVFVLFRPLRLLRLFKIKKRYRDVFGTLVILTPLMSSTAVVMLVLYYFFAIIGMELFAGYNMRNCCKNTTVEDFYKYSANESTTLGYYYLNTFDNLIASCMTLFELTVVNNWFIQMNAYAFTVGMYTRIYFMIFYLITMIVLTIVVSSFLEAFRFRIHYKKSTSKRDEEKMLHEEVELRWDELQCIIEDFQLLEKLRPSLVVGGTTAFIGSRPRTREVLQRKMYTCEIQEWIAEAKEAERQCLSNAVHYSEENCRDEGISESDNIRSSGNLRSPCRNTSNVV, from the exons AGAATCACATGAACTCATCCGCAGAGGGTAGTGGAACAAATCAATTTCTTCAGAGAATTCATTCAAATGAGGCAGAAAGAGAAACCATGTCTGAAAATGCAGTTCTTTCATCCCAAGATTCTCTTTCTGATTTGTTTTGGGAAATGAATTACCATGAAGCAGCAATATTTTTAGAG gaAGGCAGAAACAATGAAAAGTTTGATTCTCATCCAAAGCATCCAGAAGATCTACCAGCATATTTGCTAGTTCATAATAATTGGTATTATGGATTAGATTTAATGACTTCTCTTATACTTTTAGCTTTAGCTCTTGTAGAAGATCCAGCTGTACCATTATTTGGT atACCAGTATGGGCACATGGAACAATAGAACTTTGTGCTTTAATAATTATAGGTATAGAATTAGCTTTAAAATTAAGATGGATTGGCTGGTCCACCATGCTAAAACATAAACGGACAATGCTGAag tGCATCACATTGGTCATCATGTTTTTGGAAGCTATGACAGTTTTAGTTCGGCAGTCATCTCATTTCCGTGTAACACGTGCTTTAAGGCCTATTTTTTTAGTAGATACAAAATGTTTTGGAGGTGTAAGGAGATTTATAAGACAAATACTTTTGACATTACCTCCAATTTTGGATATGTTAGGcctacttttattttttattctactttTTACAGTATTAGGCTATTATATGTTTTCTGAAATGAATAGAAATTTTACAACACTGCAAGATAGTTTTGTAAGCCTTTTCGTTCTTCTCACTACTGCTAA TTTTCCAGATGTAATGATGCCATCATATTCAAGGAACAAGTGGTACGCGATATACTTTGTATCCTATTTGTCCACTATGTTATATGTAATGATGAATTTGATGTTGGCAGTAGTAAACGAAACATTTACAGCAGCTGAACGCGATAAATTTAAAAAGTTGTTCTTGCATAAAAGAAAAGCATGTCAACATGCGTTTAAATTACTAGTTTCAAAACAGAATCCAGATAAAGTGGGATTCCGTCAATTTGAAGGACTAATGCGATACTATGCACCAAATAAGA GTCTAAGAGACATTGTTTTAATGTTTCGACATTTAAATGCATCTGGAACTGGAGTTTTAAGCCTTGAagagtttttaaatatttatgataCTATTATTCTCCATTGGGAACCACAGTACTCAACTGTACCTTGGTATCATAGTATGTCGCAACCTTTACAGCTTCTTTGTACAGGCGCTCACGCTGCTATTAGATGGGCATACTTTGAAACTGTGATGT ATATAGCAATCATTGCAAATGGTATCGCTATGATAATAAGGATTTTACAACCGAGCGATAATTATCGTAGCGCACAATTATTTGCTGCGTCTTGGGATACGTTTCTTTTTGGAGGAA TATTTATTGGTGAAGCACTAATCAAAATTCTGGGACTTGGAACAAGACGGTACCTTAGTTCTGGATGGAACCTTTTTGATTTGAGTACATCTGTGATGACACTTGTTGCTGCGTGTATCTTACGTCTCTTCCCATCTGCGATAGTTTTTGTTTTATTCAGACCACTGAGACTTTTGAgattattcaaaataaaaaaaagatatCGAGATGTATTTGGCACCCTCGTTATCTTAACTCCTTTAATGTCTTCTACTGCAGTCGTCATGCTTGTTTTGTATTATTTCTTCGCAATTATTGGTATGGAATTATTTGCAGGGTACAATATGCGAAACTGCTGCAA GAACACAACAGTTGAAGATTTTTATAAATACTCTGCAAATGAAAGTACCACGCTAGGATACTATTATCTCAACACTTTTGATAATCTTATAGCCAGTTGCATGACTCTCTTTGAATTAACGGTTGTTAATAATTGGTTCATACAAATGAACGCATACGCTTTTACCGTTGGCATGTATACTAGGAtttattttatgatattttattTGATAACGATGATCGTATTAACGATTGTGGTGTCTAGCTTTTTGGAAGCATTTCGATTTAGGATACACTATAAAAAATCAACATCTAAACGAGACG AAGAGAAAATGCTTCATGAAGAAGTGGAACTAAGATGGGATGAATTACAATGTATAATAGAGGATTTCCAGCTATTAGAAAAGTTACGACCATCCCTCGTAGTGGGT GGAACTACTGCTTTTATTGGTTCGCGTCCTCGAACACGAGAGGTTTTGCAAAGAAAAATGTATACATGTGAGATACAGGAATGGATCGCAGAAGCAAAAGAAGCAGAGAGACAATGCTTATCAAATGCTGTGCATTACTCGGAAGAAAACTGTAGGGACGAAGGAATTTCTGAGTCAGACAACATTAGATCGAGTGGTAACTTACGATCACCATGTCGCAACACATCCAACGTTGTGTAA
- the Tpcn1 gene encoding two pore segment channel 1 isoform X4, translating into MTSLILLALALVEDPAVPLFGIPVWAHGTIELCALIIIGIELALKLRWIGWSTMLKHKRTMLKCITLVIMFLEAMTVLVRQSSHFRVTRALRPIFLVDTKCFGGVRRFIRQILLTLPPILDMLGLLLFFILLFTVLGYYMFSEMNRNFTTLQDSFVSLFVLLTTANFPDVMMPSYSRNKWYAIYFVSYLSTMLYVMMNLMLAVVNETFTAAERDKFKKLFLHKRKACQHAFKLLVSKQNPDKVGFRQFEGLMRYYAPNKSLRDIVLMFRHLNASGTGVLSLEEFLNIYDTIILHWEPQYSTVPWYHSMSQPLQLLCTGAHAAIRWAYFETVMYIAIIANGIAMIIRILQPSDNYRSAQLFAASWDTFLFGGIFIGEALIKILGLGTRRYLSSGWNLFDLSTSVMTLVAACILRLFPSAIVFVLFRPLRLLRLFKIKKRYRDVFGTLVILTPLMSSTAVVMLVLYYFFAIIGMELFAGYNMRNCCKNTTVEDFYKYSANESTTLGYYYLNTFDNLIASCMTLFELTVVNNWFIQMNAYAFTVGMYTRIYFMIFYLITMIVLTIVVSSFLEAFRFRIHYKKSTSKRDEEKMLHEEVELRWDELQCIIEDFQLLEKLRPSLVVGGTTAFIGSRPRTREVLQRKMYTCEIQEWIAEAKEAERQCLSNAVHYSEENCRDEGISESDNIRSSGNLRSPCRNTSNVV; encoded by the exons ATGACTTCTCTTATACTTTTAGCTTTAGCTCTTGTAGAAGATCCAGCTGTACCATTATTTGGT atACCAGTATGGGCACATGGAACAATAGAACTTTGTGCTTTAATAATTATAGGTATAGAATTAGCTTTAAAATTAAGATGGATTGGCTGGTCCACCATGCTAAAACATAAACGGACAATGCTGAag tGCATCACATTGGTCATCATGTTTTTGGAAGCTATGACAGTTTTAGTTCGGCAGTCATCTCATTTCCGTGTAACACGTGCTTTAAGGCCTATTTTTTTAGTAGATACAAAATGTTTTGGAGGTGTAAGGAGATTTATAAGACAAATACTTTTGACATTACCTCCAATTTTGGATATGTTAGGcctacttttattttttattctactttTTACAGTATTAGGCTATTATATGTTTTCTGAAATGAATAGAAATTTTACAACACTGCAAGATAGTTTTGTAAGCCTTTTCGTTCTTCTCACTACTGCTAA TTTTCCAGATGTAATGATGCCATCATATTCAAGGAACAAGTGGTACGCGATATACTTTGTATCCTATTTGTCCACTATGTTATATGTAATGATGAATTTGATGTTGGCAGTAGTAAACGAAACATTTACAGCAGCTGAACGCGATAAATTTAAAAAGTTGTTCTTGCATAAAAGAAAAGCATGTCAACATGCGTTTAAATTACTAGTTTCAAAACAGAATCCAGATAAAGTGGGATTCCGTCAATTTGAAGGACTAATGCGATACTATGCACCAAATAAGA GTCTAAGAGACATTGTTTTAATGTTTCGACATTTAAATGCATCTGGAACTGGAGTTTTAAGCCTTGAagagtttttaaatatttatgataCTATTATTCTCCATTGGGAACCACAGTACTCAACTGTACCTTGGTATCATAGTATGTCGCAACCTTTACAGCTTCTTTGTACAGGCGCTCACGCTGCTATTAGATGGGCATACTTTGAAACTGTGATGT ATATAGCAATCATTGCAAATGGTATCGCTATGATAATAAGGATTTTACAACCGAGCGATAATTATCGTAGCGCACAATTATTTGCTGCGTCTTGGGATACGTTTCTTTTTGGAGGAA TATTTATTGGTGAAGCACTAATCAAAATTCTGGGACTTGGAACAAGACGGTACCTTAGTTCTGGATGGAACCTTTTTGATTTGAGTACATCTGTGATGACACTTGTTGCTGCGTGTATCTTACGTCTCTTCCCATCTGCGATAGTTTTTGTTTTATTCAGACCACTGAGACTTTTGAgattattcaaaataaaaaaaagatatCGAGATGTATTTGGCACCCTCGTTATCTTAACTCCTTTAATGTCTTCTACTGCAGTCGTCATGCTTGTTTTGTATTATTTCTTCGCAATTATTGGTATGGAATTATTTGCAGGGTACAATATGCGAAACTGCTGCAA GAACACAACAGTTGAAGATTTTTATAAATACTCTGCAAATGAAAGTACCACGCTAGGATACTATTATCTCAACACTTTTGATAATCTTATAGCCAGTTGCATGACTCTCTTTGAATTAACGGTTGTTAATAATTGGTTCATACAAATGAACGCATACGCTTTTACCGTTGGCATGTATACTAGGAtttattttatgatattttattTGATAACGATGATCGTATTAACGATTGTGGTGTCTAGCTTTTTGGAAGCATTTCGATTTAGGATACACTATAAAAAATCAACATCTAAACGAGACG AAGAGAAAATGCTTCATGAAGAAGTGGAACTAAGATGGGATGAATTACAATGTATAATAGAGGATTTCCAGCTATTAGAAAAGTTACGACCATCCCTCGTAGTGGGT GGAACTACTGCTTTTATTGGTTCGCGTCCTCGAACACGAGAGGTTTTGCAAAGAAAAATGTATACATGTGAGATACAGGAATGGATCGCAGAAGCAAAAGAAGCAGAGAGACAATGCTTATCAAATGCTGTGCATTACTCGGAAGAAAACTGTAGGGACGAAGGAATTTCTGAGTCAGACAACATTAGATCGAGTGGTAACTTACGATCACCATGTCGCAACACATCCAACGTTGTGTAA
- the Gny gene encoding ALG6 alpha-1,3-glucosyltransferase garnysstan, whose product MIQFKISAPGKVILYGEHAVVYGKSAVAASLGLRTVVDFTELPEAEQIIKICFPKVNLFINIPVQQVQNFFLINKNLESIENYEMFYNQIKQFVNIVNYANLQQKLSLEAFFYLLIYITQKHEINLKPFQIHLNSELSVGSGVGSSASYAVCLAACFLHWSHLQKNIYRTFDIPDLETISKYALNCERIMHGTPSGIDNSICTYGSIIEFKKGEYMKPIAITQIMKILLVDTRVTRSTKALVERLLELKYKYPVIIDLILDSIDNISKEAVNIIEKMNKLSIVDNESLFEGYRQLMTLINMNQGLLATCQVSHPSLDRICAEAQNYALAAKLTGAGGGGYAYILLLPDTQPETISSISRKLIADGFTVTLTTLGGPGVQIHN is encoded by the exons ATGATTCAATTCAAAATATCTGCACCAGGAAAAGTTATTCTTTATGGAGAGCATGCTGTAGTGTATGGGAAATCTGCAGTTGCAGCTAGTTTAGGTTTACGTACTGTTGTAGACTTCACTGAGTTGCCAGAAGCAGaacaaattattaaaatatgtttCCCTaaagtaaatttatttataaatatacctgtacaACAAGTAcagaatttttttcttattaataaaaatttagaATCTATAGAAAATTATGAGAtgttttataatcaaataaaacAATTTGTTAATATTGTTAATTATGCCAATTTGCAACAAAAATTAAGTTTAGAAGCATTTTTTTATCTTCTTATTTATATCACACAAAAAcatgaaattaatttaaaacctTTTCAAATTCACttaaattctgaattatcagttGGTTCTGGTGTAGGTAGTTCTGCTTCATATGCAGTTTGCCTTGCTGCTTGTTTTTTACATTGGTCACATTTGCAAAAGAATATTTATAGAACATTCGATATTCCTGATCTAGAAACTATTTCAAAGTATGCTCTAAACTGTGAAAGAATTATGCATGGAACTCCATCTGGAATAGATAACTCTATTTGCACGTATGGGTCGATAATAGAATTTAAAAAAGGCGAATACATGAAGCCAATAGCCATTACACAAATTATGAAAATTTTACTGGTAGATACAAGAGTCACTAGAAGTACAAAAGCATTAGTAGAAAGATTACTAGAGCTGAAATATAAATATCCTGTTATCATTGATCTTATTTTGGATTCAATCGATAATATATCAAAAGAAGCAGTTAATATTATAGAAAAAATGAACAAACTCTCAATTGTTGACAACGAATCACTTTTTGAAGGGTACAGACAGCTCATG ACTCTTATTAATATGAATCAAGGATTGTTAGCAACGTGTCAGGTCTCACATCCATCTTTAGACAGAATTTgtgcagaagcacaaaattatgCTTTAGCAGCAAAACTTACAGGTGCTGGTGGTGGTGGATAcgcttatattttattattgccCGATACCCAGCCAGAAACTATTTCGAGTATTTCACGAAAATTAATTGCAGACGGGTTTACTGTTACATTAACAACTTTAGGAGGTCCTGGTGTACAAATCCATAACTAA